A single genomic interval of Myxosarcina sp. GI1 harbors:
- a CDS encoding calcium-binding protein, whose amino-acid sequence MTTTNINGTINSELIQGDNFHNTIYSGNGNDTVIGGNGHDFLNGEKGHDDLDSGNGKDTLYGGSGRDNLDSGNGKDILCGETHNDILNSGNGKDALYGGAANDLLEGDNGKDILDGGFGLDTLKGGRGNDILYGGANDDLLEGGQGNDTLYGGSNNDTLYGGWNNDELWGGRGADTFVYNDRGEGVDVIKDFNRYEGDKIEIVTDTFGASDLQDFHYDTNTGALSYDGTQLATLQLESMPGNFNLNTDIVFV is encoded by the coding sequence ATGACTACTACTAATATTAATGGAACTATTAACAGCGAATTAATTCAAGGTGATAATTTTCATAACACCATTTATAGCGGTAATGGTAATGACACAGTTATTGGCGGCAATGGTCATGACTTTCTCAATGGAGAAAAAGGCCATGACGATCTTGATAGTGGTAATGGGAAAGATACTCTTTATGGCGGCAGCGGTCGCGACAATCTAGATAGCGGCAATGGAAAAGACATTCTTTGTGGTGAAACTCACAATGACATCCTCAATAGTGGTAATGGAAAAGATGCTCTCTATGGTGGAGCTGCCAACGATCTTCTAGAAGGTGATAACGGTAAAGATATTCTCGATGGTGGTTTTGGTCTCGACACACTAAAAGGTGGACGAGGCAATGACATTCTTTATGGTGGAGCAAACGATGACTTACTAGAAGGTGGACAAGGCAATGACACTCTTTATGGTGGCTCGAACAATGACACTCTTTATGGTGGTTGGAATAATGATGAACTTTGGGGCGGTAGAGGAGCTGATACTTTTGTCTATAATGACCGAGGTGAAGGAGTTGATGTAATTAAAGACTTTAATCGTTACGAAGGAGATAAGATCGAAATTGTCACTGATACTTTTGGAGCTTCTGACCTCCAAGACTTCCATTATGATACCAACACTGGAGCTTTGTCATACGATGGAACTCAACTTGCTACTTTACAGTTAGAGAGTATGCCTGGCAATTTCAATCTCAATACAGATATCGTCTTTGTTTAA
- a CDS encoding HhoA/HhoB/HtrA family serine endopeptidase: protein MRQSKIWKKATTSLSLILLSGGIALGGNYLINSPQSFAQNSDSETVTNQKNSTTEVTKTAVNLPQNYVSDVVNKVGDSVVRIDASRKVSTNVPAMFDDPFFRQFFGSQMPDIPNEQIQRGMGSGFVVSSDGLILTNAHVVEGSDEVKVTLKDGRSYEGKVMGTDPLTDVGVIKIEAEDLPEVAFADSEQLQPGEYAIAIGNPLGLDNTVTTGIVSATGRSSSQVGIADKRVSFIQTDAAINPGNSGGPLLNANGQVIGINTAIIQGAQGIGFAIPIDAARDIAEELIAKGKVDHPYLGIQMTAITPELKDQLKANNEKWQLTEDEGIVIVNVVPDSPADKAGLQAGDVIQKIDDEAVSKAEEIQQAVRQTKVGNELPLQITRDGKQVNLEVEVGVLPVPQTAKR, encoded by the coding sequence ATGCGACAATCAAAAATCTGGAAAAAAGCAACTACTTCTTTATCTTTAATTTTACTTAGTGGTGGTATTGCCCTCGGTGGCAACTATCTAATAAATAGTCCTCAAAGCTTTGCTCAAAATTCTGATAGTGAAACCGTAACCAATCAAAAAAACTCAACAACAGAAGTAACTAAAACAGCAGTTAATCTACCCCAAAATTACGTAAGCGATGTAGTTAATAAAGTAGGTGATTCGGTAGTGCGTATCGATGCCTCGCGCAAGGTATCTACTAACGTACCTGCAATGTTTGACGATCCATTTTTTCGTCAATTCTTCGGTTCTCAGATGCCCGATATTCCCAACGAACAAATTCAAAGAGGAATGGGATCGGGTTTTGTAGTAAGTTCCGATGGTTTAATTCTTACCAACGCTCATGTAGTTGAAGGTAGCGATGAGGTTAAAGTAACCCTCAAAGATGGTCGCAGCTATGAAGGCAAAGTAATGGGAACAGATCCTCTAACCGATGTGGGAGTCATAAAAATCGAAGCTGAAGATTTACCAGAAGTTGCTTTTGCCGACAGCGAACAGTTACAGCCAGGAGAATATGCGATCGCCATAGGCAACCCTTTGGGTTTGGATAATACCGTAACTACGGGTATTGTCAGTGCTACTGGTAGAAGCAGTTCTCAAGTTGGTATAGCCGACAAGCGAGTCAGTTTTATTCAAACTGATGCGGCGATTAATCCTGGTAACTCTGGAGGTCCTTTACTTAACGCTAATGGACAAGTAATTGGCATCAATACCGCTATTATCCAAGGAGCGCAGGGAATTGGTTTTGCTATCCCCATCGATGCAGCTAGAGATATTGCTGAAGAACTAATTGCCAAAGGTAAAGTAGACCACCCTTATTTGGGTATTCAAATGACGGCAATTACCCCAGAGTTAAAAGACCAACTCAAAGCTAATAACGAAAAATGGCAGCTAACAGAAGACGAAGGTATTGTAATTGTCAATGTAGTTCCCGACTCTCCTGCGGATAAGGCTGGTTTACAAGCTGGCGATGTAATTCAAAAAATTGATGACGAAGCAGTATCTAAAGCTGAAGAAATTCAACAGGCTGTACGGCAAACTAAAGTAGGTAATGAATTACCACTTCAAATAACACGCGATGGCAAACAGGTAAATCTTGAAGTTGAAGTTGGTGTTTTACCAGTGCCACAAACTGCCAAAAGATAA
- a CDS encoding lasso peptide, producing MHQKETYETPILTVYGSVEEITLGSGQDFKDAPNGANTANGVPNNGNTTGARLS from the coding sequence ATGCATCAAAAAGAAACTTACGAAACCCCAATCTTAACTGTTTACGGCAGTGTTGAAGAGATCACTCTTGGTAGTGGACAAGATTTTAAAGATGCCCCCAATGGAGCTAATACAGCTAATGGCGTACCTAACAATGGCAACACTACTGGAGCTAGACTATCGTAG
- the ppk2 gene encoding polyphosphate kinase 2 produces MQEDIANGHKKNNKQKKLKKSVYQEELAKLQIELVKLQEWVKQKGLKVVVIFEGRDAAGKGGAIKRISECLNPRICKTVALGTPSDREKTQWYFQRYVAHLPAAGEIMLFDRSWYNRAGVERVMGFCTYEEYNDFLRSCPQFELMIQRSGIILIKYWFSVSDKEQEKRFQERINNPLKRWKFSPMDLKSREKWLEYSRAKDDMFAATDIPESPWYVVEADDKKRARLNCISHLLSQIPYQDILPKPFELPPQEHKLEYNRPPMEVQKFVPAKY; encoded by the coding sequence ATGCAAGAAGATATTGCCAACGGACACAAAAAAAATAATAAGCAAAAAAAACTAAAAAAATCAGTATACCAGGAAGAACTAGCCAAGCTACAGATAGAGTTAGTTAAACTGCAAGAATGGGTAAAGCAAAAAGGTTTAAAAGTAGTAGTTATTTTTGAGGGTAGAGACGCGGCGGGTAAAGGAGGCGCGATCAAGCGTATTAGTGAATGTCTCAATCCTCGTATTTGTAAAACAGTAGCCTTGGGAACGCCAAGCGATCGCGAAAAAACCCAATGGTATTTTCAAAGATACGTGGCACATCTACCAGCCGCAGGAGAAATTATGCTGTTCGATCGCAGTTGGTACAATCGGGCGGGGGTAGAAAGAGTAATGGGTTTTTGCACCTATGAAGAATATAATGATTTTTTACGCTCCTGTCCTCAGTTCGAGTTGATGATCCAGCGATCGGGTATTATCTTAATTAAATACTGGTTTTCTGTTAGCGATAAAGAACAAGAAAAACGTTTTCAAGAAAGAATTAACAATCCCCTCAAACGCTGGAAATTTAGCCCGATGGATTTAAAATCGCGGGAAAAATGGCTGGAATATTCTAGAGCTAAAGATGATATGTTTGCCGCTACCGATATCCCCGAATCGCCCTGGTATGTAGTAGAAGCAGATGATAAAAAGCGAGCGCGTCTTAACTGCATCAGTCATCTTTTAAGTCAGATACCCTATCAAGACATCTTACCAAAACCATTTGAGCTACCACCGCAAGAACATAAGCTAGAATACAATCGCCCGCCGATGGAAGTACAAAAATTTGTACCAGCTAAATATTAG
- the leuB gene encoding 3-isopropylmalate dehydrogenase, translating into MIEQYRITLLPGDGIGSEIMAVAVDVLELVGKQHQLEFTFESALIGGAAIDETGEPLPAETLEACRRSDAVLLAAIGGYKWDNLPRSQRPETGLLGLRSGLGLFANLRPATILPQLIDASSLKKEVVEGVDIMVVRELTGGVYFGKPKGIFETETGEQRGVNTMAYTASEIDRIAKVGFETAQKRKGRLCSVDKANVLDVSQLWRDRIEAMATNYPNVELSHLYVDNAAMQLVRAPKQFDTIVTGNLFGDILSDAAAMLTGSIGMLPSASLGEAGSPGVFEPVHGSAPDIAGQDKANPLAQVLSVAMMLRYGLNQPQAANKIATAVTKVLDLGYRTGDIMSSGMTDVGCKGMGEALIKVLEE; encoded by the coding sequence ATGATCGAGCAATACCGCATTACCTTACTTCCTGGCGATGGCATCGGTTCGGAAATTATGGCGGTGGCGGTAGATGTGCTAGAGCTAGTGGGCAAACAACACCAGCTTGAGTTTACTTTTGAATCTGCTTTGATTGGTGGTGCGGCAATAGATGAAACAGGAGAACCTCTGCCAGCCGAAACTTTAGAAGCTTGTCGCCGTAGCGATGCGGTGTTGTTGGCGGCAATTGGCGGCTACAAGTGGGATAACTTACCGCGATCGCAACGCCCCGAAACGGGTTTATTAGGTTTGCGATCGGGTTTGGGTTTATTTGCCAACCTCAGACCCGCAACTATCTTACCCCAGCTAATTGACGCTTCTAGTCTGAAAAAAGAAGTAGTCGAAGGGGTAGACATTATGGTGGTGCGCGAACTAACTGGTGGTGTTTATTTCGGCAAGCCCAAAGGAATTTTTGAGACGGAGACGGGAGAACAACGCGGCGTAAATACGATGGCGTATACCGCTAGCGAAATCGATCGCATTGCTAAAGTTGGTTTTGAAACCGCTCAAAAGCGTAAAGGTAGGCTTTGTTCGGTAGACAAAGCTAACGTTCTCGACGTTTCGCAACTATGGCGCGATCGCATCGAGGCAATGGCAACTAACTATCCCAATGTCGAACTAAGTCATTTGTACGTAGACAATGCGGCAATGCAGTTAGTTCGCGCTCCCAAACAGTTCGATACCATTGTCACGGGTAATTTATTTGGCGATATTCTCTCCGATGCGGCAGCGATGTTGACTGGCAGTATTGGGATGTTGCCTTCTGCTAGCTTGGGCGAGGCTGGTAGCCCTGGAGTTTTTGAACCCGTCCACGGTTCGGCACCAGACATAGCAGGACAGGATAAAGCCAATCCTCTAGCGCAGGTTCTAAGTGTGGCAATGATGTTGCGTTATGGTTTAAACCAACCTCAAGCCGCCAACAAAATTGCAACTGCCGTAACTAAAGTATTAGATTTAGGCTATCGTACGGGAGATATTATGTCTTCTGGCATGACTGATGTTGGCTGTAAAGGTATGGGAGAAGCTTTAATTAAAGTGTTAGAGGAGTAA
- a CDS encoding rhomboid family intramembrane serine protease has protein sequence MKHSSKRIAYTTYTIIGLNLFLYALEIRLGGSTDIATLERLGALIPERVEAGEWWRLIGANFLHYGSLHLATNMLALYFIGRLVEFNLGARFYLIVYLASGIGSMLTFSWLALKTGINNVFLVGASAAIMGLIGAILAISLQLWFNNKSSLNTRRLRQVIIIILVQFIFDNLIPQVSFQSHLFGLIIGFLVSSFLLLLRLKMQN, from the coding sequence ATGAAACATAGTAGCAAGCGAATTGCTTATACCACCTATACAATTATCGGACTCAATTTATTTTTATATGCTTTAGAAATTCGTCTGGGAGGTAGCACCGATATTGCTACATTAGAAAGATTAGGGGCGTTGATTCCCGAACGGGTTGAAGCTGGCGAATGGTGGCGATTGATTGGAGCTAATTTTCTACATTATGGTTCGCTGCATTTAGCCACCAATATGTTGGCTCTTTATTTTATCGGGCGTTTGGTGGAGTTTAATTTGGGAGCGCGCTTTTATTTAATAGTTTATTTAGCTAGCGGTATCGGTTCGATGCTGACATTTTCGTGGCTGGCATTAAAAACGGGTATCAATAATGTTTTTTTAGTTGGAGCTTCTGCGGCAATAATGGGTTTAATTGGCGCAATATTAGCTATTTCTCTACAGCTTTGGTTCAACAATAAAAGTTCTTTAAATACTAGAAGACTGAGGCAAGTTATTATTATTATTCTGGTTCAATTTATTTTTGATAATTTAATTCCTCAAGTTAGTTTTCAAAGTCATTTATTTGGTTTAATTATTGGTTTTTTGGTAAGCAGTTTTTTATTACTGTTGAGATTAAAAATGCAAAATTAA
- a CDS encoding nucleotidyltransferase family protein has product MITSSQANKIPVETGSLETQLLLCLTRTEMNSQTAEAIENLLRQNINWAELIEIAKQHKVMPLVYQSLKDTCPNAVPKNILDNLQLFFKKNLRRNLLLTSELLKLVDLFKKHKIPVIAFKGPTLTALAYGNLALREIQDLDILVHESDFVKAEQLLISYGYWLRVRVPWEAHYQRNDLYSLDLHQDIVPKHLSCFSSSNYLWEHIEFISLSGINVLTLSLETSLIVLCLNGTKECWQNLNRICDVAELLRSHPNIDWERLIIKINKLRCKRLVLVGIFISSNFLDIPLNDTILRHIKADRVAQSIAENIKKRLFSQAISPIEEVERTIFHIRTREDWQDKVKSFIGLMKHSGWMNITKNDRDFIHLPNYFTFVYYLIRPLRISLKYSSILAQRFYVRDHS; this is encoded by the coding sequence ATGATTACTTCATCCCAGGCTAATAAAATACCTGTCGAGACTGGCTCTTTGGAGACTCAGTTATTACTTTGTCTTACCCGTACTGAGATGAATTCTCAAACAGCTGAGGCAATAGAGAATTTACTTCGGCAAAATATTAACTGGGCAGAGTTAATTGAGATAGCAAAACAACATAAGGTCATGCCTCTGGTTTACCAAAGTTTAAAAGATACTTGCCCAAATGCTGTTCCCAAAAATATCCTGGACAATCTACAACTTTTTTTTAAGAAGAATCTCAGGCGTAACTTACTTTTAACCAGCGAACTTCTAAAACTTGTAGATTTGTTCAAAAAACACAAAATTCCTGTTATAGCTTTTAAGGGGCCTACTTTAACTGCTTTAGCTTATGGCAATCTTGCTCTTAGAGAAATACAGGATTTAGACATTCTAGTTCATGAATCTGATTTTGTAAAAGCCGAACAATTGTTGATTTCCTATGGATATTGGTTGCGCGTTCGAGTTCCATGGGAGGCTCATTACCAACGCAACGATCTTTACTCTTTAGATTTACATCAAGATATTGTACCCAAACATCTCTCTTGTTTTTCAAGTTCAAATTATTTATGGGAGCATATTGAATTTATCTCTTTATCTGGTATCAATGTATTGACTTTATCTCTAGAAACTTCTCTAATTGTCCTTTGTTTGAACGGAACTAAAGAGTGTTGGCAAAATTTAAATCGAATATGTGATGTCGCCGAATTGCTGCGCTCTCATCCGAACATAGATTGGGAAAGATTAATAATTAAAATTAATAAATTGAGGTGTAAAAGATTGGTTTTAGTTGGTATTTTTATATCTAGCAATTTTTTAGATATTCCACTTAATGATACTATTTTGCGACACATTAAAGCAGATAGAGTCGCTCAATCGATTGCTGAAAATATTAAAAAACGACTTTTTTCTCAAGCTATTTCTCCAATAGAAGAAGTGGAGAGAACTATATTTCATATTCGTACTAGAGAGGATTGGCAAGACAAAGTCAAAAGTTTTATTGGTTTGATGAAACATTCTGGTTGGATGAATATCACAAAAAACGATCGGGATTTTATCCATCTGCCGAATTATTTTACTTTTGTTTATTATTTAATTCGACCCCTAAGAATTAGCCTAAAGTATTCTTCTATTTTAGCTCAACGGTTTTATGTGCGTGACCATAGCTAG
- a CDS encoding UvrD-helicase domain-containing protein, which yields MWINFEQSIDRRLTVAELDNEQNKAKNLRSKGAAIVRGVAGSGKSLVLRNRVQKLLEDFDDLLVLSYNRFMKEWLKANFQAANVSVECKTFHQWAYQKLKYRYDYDLDEVVRLAKKCDRQYQAILIDEAQDFYDEWFLALTEVLDPKTEALFIVYDNTQSVYGQPHRRKSNWTWKSLGINIPGGRSQVFDVNYRNSPEILELAWQFIEPALFAADMNVEKRERDESGKVIKTPSIGSIIEPKKKLTRSSGIEPLLLEVYYEDMPNKIAYEVRDALNTHSESSIGILVHPQNKDLKQEISRELAALNIDHHAPRTSQDREGNVVDRPYIIVDSWNALKGVEFDAVIIAGVDSLTQYAPDAEVDFEAKAGLYTAITRAKDHLVMLYENKDLVVDEIAAALQHSDRLEGVE from the coding sequence ATGTGGATTAATTTCGAGCAAAGTATAGATCGGCGTTTAACCGTAGCAGAATTAGATAACGAACAAAATAAAGCTAAAAACTTGCGTTCTAAAGGTGCAGCAATAGTTCGCGGCGTTGCTGGTTCTGGTAAATCATTAGTGTTGCGTAATCGAGTACAAAAGCTTTTAGAAGACTTTGACGATCTTTTAGTTTTGAGCTACAACCGCTTCATGAAAGAGTGGCTTAAGGCTAATTTCCAGGCAGCGAATGTCAGCGTCGAATGCAAAACCTTTCATCAATGGGCATATCAAAAATTAAAGTACCGCTACGATTACGATTTAGATGAAGTAGTGCGTCTGGCTAAAAAATGCGATCGCCAGTATCAGGCAATTTTAATTGATGAAGCTCAAGACTTTTATGATGAATGGTTTTTAGCCCTTACAGAAGTATTAGATCCTAAAACCGAAGCTTTGTTTATAGTTTACGACAACACCCAATCAGTTTACGGTCAGCCTCATCGCCGTAAATCTAACTGGACTTGGAAAAGTTTGGGCATTAATATCCCTGGTGGGCGATCGCAAGTCTTTGATGTCAATTACCGTAACTCGCCAGAGATTTTAGAGTTAGCCTGGCAGTTTATCGAACCTGCTTTATTTGCTGCAGATATGAACGTAGAAAAGCGCGAACGAGATGAGAGTGGCAAAGTAATCAAAACTCCCAGTATTGGTAGCATTATCGAACCTAAGAAAAAACTGACGCGTAGTTCTGGTATCGAACCGCTACTATTAGAAGTGTATTACGAAGATATGCCCAATAAAATCGCTTACGAGGTGCGAGACGCTTTAAATACTCATTCAGAATCTTCAATTGGCATCTTAGTTCATCCTCAAAACAAAGATTTAAAACAAGAAATTAGTCGCGAATTAGCTGCTTTAAATATCGATCATCACGCACCAAGAACTTCTCAGGATAGAGAAGGTAATGTAGTCGATCGCCCATATATAATTGTCGATTCTTGGAATGCCTTAAAAGGTGTTGAATTTGACGCGGTTATTATTGCAGGTGTCGATAGCTTGACTCAATACGCACCCGATGCTGAAGTTGACTTTGAAGCCAAAGCGGGACTATACACGGCAATAACTAGAGCTAAAGATCATCTAGTAATGCTCTATGAAAACAAAGATTTAGTCGTCGATGAGATTGCCGCAGCTTTACAACACAGCGATCGCTTAGAAGGTGTAGAATAA
- a CDS encoding class I fructose-bisphosphate aldolase has translation MSKYAQELRNTAKAMMAEGKGILAMDESNGTCNKRFKNLDIEPVEENRRAYRELLITAPDLGNYISGAILYDETIRQSTKDGVSFVKAMQDAGIIPGIKVDTGAKDLAARPNEKVTEGLDGLRDRIAEYYEMGARFAKWRSVITIGDGIPSDGCIEANAHGLARYAVLCQEGGLVPIVEPEVLINGDHTIETCYEVTEKTLHEVFRQLYVQNAAYDQMILKPSMVISGADCSQQASVEEVASETVRCLMNCVPASVPGIAFLSGGQSEQRASAHLNEMNAKYRSQFPWRVTFSYARAIQQPALNYWKGEQSNVEEAQKRLVERAKLNSEASKGNYSQSMEKEPALV, from the coding sequence ATGAGTAAATATGCTCAAGAGCTAAGAAACACTGCCAAAGCAATGATGGCTGAAGGTAAAGGTATTTTAGCTATGGATGAGAGTAATGGAACCTGTAACAAGCGATTTAAAAATTTAGATATCGAACCCGTAGAAGAAAATCGTCGCGCTTACAGAGAGTTATTGATTACCGCTCCAGATTTAGGTAACTATATTAGTGGCGCGATTTTATATGATGAAACAATTCGTCAATCGACCAAAGACGGCGTATCCTTTGTTAAAGCCATGCAGGATGCGGGAATAATTCCTGGGATTAAAGTCGATACTGGAGCCAAAGATTTAGCCGCACGACCCAACGAAAAAGTAACTGAAGGTTTAGACGGACTGCGCGATCGCATTGCTGAATATTATGAAATGGGTGCGCGTTTTGCCAAATGGAGATCTGTAATTACTATTGGTGACGGTATTCCCAGTGATGGTTGCATTGAAGCTAATGCTCATGGTTTGGCTCGTTATGCCGTTCTCTGTCAAGAAGGCGGTTTAGTACCTATCGTCGAACCAGAAGTATTGATTAATGGCGACCATACTATTGAAACGTGCTACGAAGTAACCGAAAAAACTCTACATGAGGTATTTCGCCAGCTATACGTGCAGAATGCAGCTTACGACCAGATGATTTTAAAACCTAGTATGGTTATTTCTGGTGCAGACTGTTCCCAACAGGCTAGCGTAGAAGAAGTAGCATCAGAAACAGTTCGCTGCTTAATGAACTGCGTACCTGCCTCCGTACCTGGTATTGCTTTCCTATCTGGCGGACAAAGCGAACAGAGAGCTTCGGCACACCTCAATGAAATGAACGCCAAATATAGATCTCAGTTCCCCTGGCGCGTTACGTTCTCTTATGCACGCGCAATTCAGCAACCTGCATTAAATTACTGGAAAGGCGAGCAATCTAACGTAGAAGAAGCACAAAAACGCTTGGTTGAGAGAGCCAAACTAAACAGCGAAGCTAGCAAAGGTAACTACTCTCAAAGCATGGAAAAAGAGCCAGCATTGGTCTAA
- a CDS encoding ABC transporter ATP-binding protein translates to MKKPKIARQFRTVKTRLAYLPQIFQLIWKAAGNWLVAWVALLIFQGLLPAASVAITRSLVDCLVKVGGIGVSVRAIQPILLPGILLGGVLILTELSQGLSAWVRIAQSELTQDYISELVHQKAITVDYAFYESSDYHDRLNRATSDASGQSLLLLDNTGSLIQNSITLLAMAALLVSYGLWLPVFLFASTLPGFYIILSLNQKNYRWWERTTVDRRWLDYYQLLLTHNSAVAELRLFGLGNHFKSAYQSLRSRLRREKIQLARERSLGRLWAGMLSLLISGSVLVWIGRQVLLGIMSLGDLTLFYQVFNKGQNLMRSTLSNLGEIYQNSLFLSNLFEFLQLQSQLAELSNPQPVPILKTSICFKQVSFRYPGSDRFVLQNFNLTIPAGKVAVIVGDNGAGKSTLIKLLCRFYDPEEGSIELDGVNIREISIAELRRSISAVFQFPIPYYVNAADNIALGDLEGSPNLEEIQAAAKRAGVHHVIESLPQGYSSLMGKGFAGGCELSGGEWQRIALARAFVRKAQIIILDEPTSAMDPWTEVDWFTRFRDLSIKKTAIVITHRFTLAMRADLIYVMRQGKVVESGSHEELLRRDSVYARSWKAQMKTNAKNYSS, encoded by the coding sequence GTGAAAAAGCCCAAAATTGCTCGGCAATTCCGAACGGTAAAAACTCGTTTAGCTTATCTACCTCAAATTTTCCAGTTAATCTGGAAAGCAGCAGGGAACTGGTTAGTAGCTTGGGTAGCTTTGCTAATCTTTCAAGGCTTACTTCCTGCTGCTAGTGTTGCAATAACTCGCTCTTTAGTAGATTGTTTGGTGAAAGTGGGGGGAATCGGAGTTTCTGTGCGAGCTATTCAACCAATTTTATTACCTGGAATTTTACTTGGAGGAGTCTTAATTCTTACAGAATTGTCTCAGGGCTTAAGTGCATGGGTTCGTATCGCTCAATCAGAATTGACGCAAGACTACATTAGTGAATTAGTTCATCAAAAGGCCATTACTGTAGATTATGCTTTTTATGAATCTTCAGACTATCACGATAGACTCAATCGCGCTACTAGTGATGCTAGTGGGCAATCTCTTTTATTGCTCGATAATACTGGAAGTTTAATTCAAAACAGTATTACTCTGTTGGCAATGGCAGCACTTCTTGTTTCTTATGGATTATGGTTGCCAGTCTTTTTATTTGCTAGTACTTTGCCTGGTTTTTACATTATTCTATCCCTCAATCAAAAAAATTATCGCTGGTGGGAAAGGACTACAGTCGACCGTCGTTGGCTTGACTATTATCAGTTATTGTTAACTCATAATTCGGCGGTAGCAGAATTACGTTTGTTCGGTTTAGGAAATCATTTTAAATCTGCTTACCAAAGCTTGCGCTCTCGTCTGCGACGAGAAAAAATCCAACTAGCCAGAGAAAGGAGTTTGGGACGTTTGTGGGCAGGAATGTTATCACTATTGATTTCTGGTAGCGTTTTGGTCTGGATTGGACGCCAAGTGCTTTTGGGAATAATGAGTTTAGGCGATCTGACATTATTTTATCAAGTCTTCAACAAAGGGCAGAATTTGATGCGCTCTACGTTGAGTAATTTGGGTGAAATTTATCAAAATAGTCTATTTCTCAGTAATTTATTTGAATTTCTACAACTACAATCTCAGCTTGCAGAATTATCTAACCCACAACCAGTACCAATATTAAAAACAAGTATTTGTTTTAAGCAAGTAAGTTTTCGCTACCCTGGAAGCGATCGCTTTGTTTTGCAAAATTTCAACTTGACGATTCCTGCTGGAAAAGTAGCAGTAATTGTTGGAGATAATGGTGCGGGTAAAAGTACTCTAATTAAGCTTCTATGCCGTTTTTACGATCCTGAAGAAGGAAGCATCGAACTAGATGGGGTCAATATTCGAGAAATATCTATTGCCGAGCTTCGTCGCTCGATCTCGGCTGTATTTCAGTTCCCGATTCCCTATTATGTTAATGCAGCAGACAATATAGCCTTGGGAGATTTGGAAGGTTCTCCTAACTTAGAAGAAATTCAAGCAGCTGCTAAAAGAGCAGGTGTACATCATGTTATCGAGTCTTTACCTCAAGGCTATTCTAGTTTGATGGGAAAAGGATTTGCAGGAGGTTGCGAACTTAGTGGCGGAGAATGGCAGAGGATTGCTCTAGCTAGAGCGTTTGTCCGCAAGGCTCAAATTATCATCTTAGACGAGCCTACCAGTGCTATGGATCCCTGGACAGAAGTAGACTGGTTTACTCGTTTTCGCGACTTATCCATAAAAAAAACAGCGATTGTGATAACTCATCGTTTTACCCTGGCAATGCGTGCAGATCTTATCTATGTTATGCGCCAAGGTAAAGTTGTCGAATCTGGCAGCCACGAAGAACTACTCAGACGAGATTCTGTTTATGCAAGGTCATGGAAAGCACAAATGAAAACAAACGCTAAAAATTATTCAAGCTGA